AAGGACTTGTTCTTTGACCCTGATTGCCTCCGCTCCAGTCAGATCTTCGGTGAGATCCGCAGGGGTAGAAttcaagagatggaggctttcatggatacctactCCAACTTCCTCCCTCGCCTTTCTGCGTTTTCAGTAAGCGATTCTTaccttgttttcttttttcttgatttaaACTTTCGTCTGCCCTCATATtgctttgtttgcagctttgtaaacagatcgatgttggttataccttattcaaggtttatagggcTAAGTGCACTCATTTGAGTGCTCTGTTGGAGCGTGCTCGCTAAGAATATGCCCTTGTTGTCGCTCAGCAGCCTTCGTCTAGTGATGCCacttctgctgctaagatatcttcattggaggatgatctgaggaaGGCTCAGAGATCTCTGGAGGCTTGTTTATTGGATCTTGAGAGAGATAACAACGCTTCCAAGGTTGCCGAGGATGGTCATAAAGCTTCCGATACTGCCTTAGACACTGAGTCTTCTAAAGCCATAGGTTCGTTTCTCCTTCTCCTTATCTTTTCTTTAATTTCTGGTTTCATAACCCTAAGTcaaccttcgtctgccagccgACAGATCTAGTGAACTTAGGAGTCTACGGGATCAAATGACCAAGTTAACCTCCGACGTTTGGTATTATCCaaagaagtctgataggctaATGAATGTAactgttcataatgaggcccaactttcccttgagtctgcCCATAATGCAGATTTAGTAAAGAAGATGGCTTTGCTCCGTGAGGAATGTGACGAGGCTCTTTgttggaaggagagtctcattttaaagcaaagggAGGATATTGCCTTAATTGAGAAACGCCTTTCTTCTCAAGAAGTTACCCGCAAGAAATATCATGCCGATTTTGAAGATGTttgtgcttccttagctaaggttactgcggaGCGTAATGTTTTGACTTCTGAGGTTTGTACTCTTTAGAACAAACTTATCGAAGCCAGCTCCatgccttcttccatgtctcatgcatccttagtaaaaaggtttgaagagttagagatgTGTACCAAGCTTtttcctctgagaatgcttcactctggatagatgttgatgatcttcggacggaaagggatacccttgtggaagacctTGAAGCTGCTGAGGTGGACCTTGTTGAGGCTCATcagtttagaagagtcccttagcCATGCCGGAGGTAGATTAGGAAAATTATTTTTTTCCGTAGCATCCTTTGTATATTTAGCTCTTTGTTCTTGTTGATGATACCCTTTGTGTCTGCAGGCCTCCAAGAGCAGTTGGTGGGTGCTAAAGCCAAGATTAACCGCCTTGAGGACCAGATATCTCAACTggaaatatctcgccagtttgatgctgctgctaagtttaagGCTTAGGCGtttcagcaagctaatgatcatcTTAGCGCTCAGATTAGGGAGCTTCGTCAGAAATCGGATTCGGACCTAGCGGCGTAAGTTTCCCAAATGGAGGCGCAGTTCAAGCGTTCTTTCATTGACTATATTAAGAATGCttttgcggaggctgagctccaagctGAGGGTGTTGTCTTCCCTCGCCTTCCTTTCCCATGATTGTGCTATGCTGACCTTGTTTTCAACTGAACTCCTTTGatgtattatgcccccagctgaggggcctttgttgtctcatttccttgaaacaatgcttcgttattttttgaaccttcgtcatctgcaactttgagatgtgctagttttattttggtagtacttattttagtacctttgttattatatatatagacgtattatgtctaattatttgcacattcaagtcatcacaaggtgttaaggtgtttttaacctttggtggaacattcatcatcctacccaagtatcctttgtcCAGAAGGTACCATGGTGGCGAGGGATCCTACGTGGGTAatgattttcctgtaaccctacgcgttcagcgatggctgctttacttcgacaaggtatctctctttgtgggatatattgcttagTATTTGCCTTTTAGTGGGATTCATTtccccttaggatccgagattgacatacgCACAGTGACgccgtgccttgcctcatcgtcaattctgacggaggatgtctattctaacccaatttatgtttgatcaatcatgcacttttcttagcaaaaagtttctttcgttgattagttaggtttgtagtacctttgatcagggatagaacatggtggccATTTCCCGTTCCCTTCTTCTCCTAagtgataaccattctcttaagggtagtacttttttaggtacatcgCATTCCATGAGTGTTGCAATATTTCTCCCTTGAGATTCCTTAGGTAATATGAACCCTTTCCGGCGATATCGTGTAtaatgtagggtccgtcccatgtcggagccAACTTTCCCCACtttttcttcctttgatatggcGGTATTTGGCGTAGTACGTATTCCTccaccacaaagtttctaggaattacccgtttgttgtattcacgatccatccttcgttggtagtttaccATCCTTTGCAAAGCTACTTCCCACCTTTCTTCGAGGTCATCGAGCTTCTCTAGCATGAGGTCTGTTGTtagattcttttcccatgcctctgtcTTGGTTGTTGGCAGCAATATCTCTGTTggaatgactgcttcggctccgtaggttagcaaaaacggagtttctcccgtggctGCCCTTCTTGTGgtgcggtaggcccataggatattgtgtagctgttcgcaccatcttttcttgtatgcccccagcttcttcattaagttcattgctatcgtcttattggtggcctccgcttgtccattgctcttaggatatatcggagtagacttgtttttctgaatgttgaaggcgttaaagagcatgtctatgttcttcCCTTCCAACTGTTTTCCATTGTCGGAGACTATGGCcgctggtattccgaacctgcaaatgattttctcaaacaagaatttaaatACATCCGTGTCTCTGATTCTTGCCAAatcccttgcttccacccatttggtgaagtaatccgtagctgcgatgaaatatcttctttttgatgttccctatatcaagggtccaacagtgtcaactccccatttggcAAATGGCCATGGACCGATGACCGAGTTAAGCTCTGTCActggtgctttaatcttcctggcgtagcgttggcatctttcacaacaCCTAGCTACGTTCTTTgcgtcttcgtccatgcttagccaatagtatccttgcgtTTTAGCTTTGATTACCAAGGATCTTCTtacgctatgattgccagctttTCCTCTGTGTATATCGTGCAGTATTCTTTTACCTTCGGTTTGACatcgcatcaaaggtccaagaaatgaccttctatacagtattccgTCTCGTAGGCTATACATTGCTgcctttgattcgagttttcgGGCTTCTTTGACGTCTGCTGGTAGGGTACCTTTATCAAGGTACTGGAGAATTGGAATACTCCAATCATCTTCGGCTTCGTCCTCATCACTTCTTTCTGACATGGGTTGATCTTTGTCAGATTCATTGGCTTCGCTGTCAGGTTCATCAATTCCTtcaaaatttttttctttttctgcttccctcatggccctGGTCTGGACGGCTAAGGCTTCTTCGGGGGCGGAGGCTATTCCGTCTATCGAAGGTTCGTAAATCCTCCCAATTTGGACTGAGGTTGTATTCCTGTCTTTCgacattgatgatatgaatgctaaggcatctgcgtgcctgTTGTTCTTTCGGCATAAATGTCTGTACGTGACTTTGTTGATCTTTTGCGCATGCTCCTGCGTtagctttaggtacgaagacAATATTGGATctaaagtttgatatttgagctttatttgtctaatgaccaattgtgagtcactggtcaaacgaacatctgacaAGCCCAGCTCATGTGCCAAGCGTAGGCTGTGTATGACTtcctcatactccgtgatgttgttagtgtattgctcgaattctaacctgaatgcatagatgagtcggtctccggtaggggttgttatcacaATCCCTATTCCTGTGCTTTCTCCGTTTGAGgatccatctacgaatatctctcACCTTCGTAAGTTCTGCGGTTCTAAGAGGTCTTCGGGTTCCGGCTTTTCTTCTTCCATCCTTAGGATATCGTCTATCTCTACTTCGTCGTTCAGAGGTAGGTCCGCAAAAAAGTCCGCCAGAATTTGTGATTTTCCCGCCTTCCTGGTTTCAAAGATTATatgaaactgtttgatcatgacattccatttttccactcttccaatcttctccgtgctgacgaggatttgacttatttgggCCTTCATGAAAACTCGGATGATGTGTGCATCGAAGTATATCCTTAGCTtatgtgttgccactactaagtcATATATGGGTTGTTCCACCTTTATGTAGTTTCGCTCTGCtgcactgagtgtcttgctgatgtagtatacgggcttttctcctttcccttggtctcttaccaatactgcgctcacaggGTAGCTTGTTGCCGCTAGGTACAGGGTGAgtatttcacctggctccggcttTTGTAGGATGGGTACTGATGCTAAGTACTCCTAGATCTTGTGAAGAGCTTGTTCACACTCTTCGGTCCAtgtgaacctgcttcctttccttagtgtgtcaaaaaatgctttgcatttatctgatgatcttgatatgaatcttcccatggaagctaaaattccattcAGCTTTTGAACTCCTTTTAGGGTTTgcggagatggcatctccattattgctctgaccctttcaaggtctacttcgattcctcgcttggtgaccaagtaacccaagaattttcctgaggtaactccgaacgtatATTTGtctgggttcaccttcatgtggtagctcctcatggcttcaaatatctcccttaggtccgagagatggttttttgcttctttgctcttgacgagcatgtcgtctacgtagacctccagtattttgcctatccatggcttgaagattttgtctactaatcgttggtatgtttcccccgcgttctttagtccaaaaggcatccttgtatagcaatacaagcctcgtggggtaaagaacgccgtatgctcctgatcttcttccgcaAGTGCTATCTGgttatagcctgagtatccatccatgaaggatagtctttggtgaccttcggttgcgttgaccagttggtcaatatttggaagtgggtaactgtctttggggcacgctttgttaAGATTGCTGAAATCTATACAGATGCGTACACCTCCGTTcttctttggaacaatgaccatgttggatatccatgtgggatatttgacttctcgtatgaatccatcTTTAAGTAGCTTTTGCAATTCCTTTTCTACCCCTTCATGGTAGATGTCCGACACCTTGCGTATGCGTTGTTTGAAAGGTGGTATCtccggtttgagccgaaggtggtgtgagaccaaattcggatAGATTCCTGGCATGTcctccattgaccatgcaaagataTCTGCGTAGTCTTTTattagcctttgtagttgcacttcctcttcttcttcaattaaaGTCCCGATGTTTAACATCTCTGGCTctgcctccgttccgatgttgactTTCTTTGTTGTTTCTATCGGTGAGCAGAATGGAGGAGtacttttctgtaattgtcatttggcggagacgtctgcgcctggagtggcggaggtgaTTGTCTCCGATGCTGAGACGGATTTGGGTGCTAAGGGGGCTACGTTCTGCACTTCCTTGGTATTTTTCTTGCGTCTCTTTCTTTCATGCTGTTGAGCAtcagttctttcttcgttgagccTGATTTCCGCTAatttgcatagccttgcgtcctgctggtcgcctttgatttccatttcacccatgggtgtaggaAAACTTAggtattggtgatacgttgaagctgtgcctcgtaatctatggacctatagccttcccatgattacattgtaggacGAAGGTGCGTCAACTACACAAAagcgtgtattggttactaagggtcctacgtgtacctgcaagacaatttctccCTTTGGTATAGAGACTGCTCCGTTAAAACCATATAtagtgcaagtggaagaatccatttgctctgttgtcaaacccatgcgtaggtagggttcgtaaaataacacatttaacgaactgcccccatctacgaggaccttcgtaacattccatccatgtattggaagagtgatcactagtggatcgttgtgcatttcaacctcctggttgatGTCCTTTGTTGATAAGGTTAATGGTGTGGCCATCCATTCCTCCCAAATgctagtgggtggtccacttagcttgaacacttcatgagattcaatcttctttctgtttcgagctaactcgagtatGTGTTCGAGTACTTCGTCTTGTCTTCCATTAGAgaaagtgatcatgttgatgtatttgtcgTCTTGAGGTAGTTATATCCTTTTCTTCGGATTCTCCTCAGTCTCTGCTGGCTGGAGTAGTACGTACTCCGTGAATTTACCTTCGTCAATGAATCTTTGGATTACATTGCGTAGGTGGTAGCATGCATCGGTGGGGTGTCCGTTGTACTGGTGGTACGCACAGTACTCCTTAGATTCCTTCGTCTTTtctggctgctttcccttagtattagggtaaggaaagcctggctttgctccctctttgcttaggatgtgagagaaagttgtattcAACTTTGTGTAGACTTTATCCGTAAATTCTTCCCTGACTTTGCCTCTTTTTCCGTCTCCGTATTTGGATCAtttgtctcgagagctggtcCTGCCCCCGGTTTCGCtttgtcgcttaggtatctccggaattggttccagagagttggttcgctGTGGAGTTTTTGATGTCTTTGcctgtgccctggggttgtccttatgGATTTCTTCGAGCCTGATGTAACGGTCTTGTGAAACCCTGAGctcgccttcggaatcgagggctctgttgtgaagctccacgaagatagctGAGGTTCTATCGAGCccgtacttatagcagtttatgcTAATCTCTGGATTGACTTTgccaattgcttggcatgtcttttgccacctgtctgtgtactgcatcagtgtctccctgggtccgatagctaaagcaaatagcgtatctaaccctgcctttgttgatctgttgtacatgtatgtctccaagaacaccgtagacaattgctcgaaggagtcaatgGAGTTTGCTGGTAAGCTGTCATACCAGGTTAGTGCTGATCCTGTTAAGCTTGCTGGGAAGTACCTGCAAAGTACCACTTcgtttctttcccaatgggcaaggacacgagtgtaatgcCGCAGATAGgttgcgggatctgaggtaccgttgtatgatTGGAACGTAAgtaccgggcatttcggagggattgtttccctcaaaatgcgaaaagatagCGGTGACGTGGTTGCCTCTTGTAGTACTTCTTCTAGTCTCCcgcgtggccagtttttaggccttggatCTCCTTCCGTATTTTCTCCATTTGTTCCATGACCATgctcacattgtgagcatctttggacaatgcttcgtcgtagtagctTTGGGGGGGGTTGTATGTTGAATCCGTCTTGTCTGGATCATGGTGTGCTTTCTTTGCTCCCTTAGGTGGATTCgtctttggtgggttgagatccacccttcgtcttccagagatagctccgttttcacgcctcttttgcggagggtgagtttgggaaccttcgatttgtATATCTAGCATACCTTTGAGATTCTGGTTCTCATGggccatctcgtgcattgcatcttcagtttccttgttacggagtaacaaagctgctatttgtgccgccatttggtcttcgttgtgggCTCCACCTCCCTGAGGAGTACTGTCGGCTGGATTTTCATAGTTTTCCACTCCTTCCTCTACAATTTGCGCGTCTGGATCTACCTGAAtgggagttaggtttcccaaccctcgtcccgttagggctaaggttctgggtaaccctgcattggccgcaggtggctttgtaGTTGTAGCatgctccggtaatggcatgtcgtagattggttgagctcccgatgtttgccccatcccttagGAAGGAATATGTGGTTTGTTAGCAACTGTTCTTCTTGATATTTCACTTTGTCCGTCCTCCGCTTCATTCCTTTAATTTGTttgagacggcttttgggatctccATCTTGTGATAGCTGGGCGCGAGTTTGTTGGTACATCAGCTGGttctgcatgccttcggattTGTTGATCCTGTAGTCACAGAAAAATCGAAAAGATCTGCTACCTGGgtaccttcgttaaaagtagctaTTAATGCTCTGATACAGAAGACTGTTAAGCAGCTTTTTCATAAAAGGGAATGAATTAATGTTTTTGACAGATaggtattaaatgcttatgatACCCTTGGAAAATGCAACCTTAAAACgtcgaaaaccaatgaaaaaggggtgtcatatcttgcgaaaaacaaggttactaaatgcgttagaagatcttttatccttaaaactcgactgagattcctctgtcagtcaaaggttctcagatctataATATGCTCTGTTTAAGAAGGGATGTTTTAATATAAAACAAAtattttggcgttttgtgagtatGTTTTTTGAAAGATTTGTTGTGGATCTGTAATGAGGCacgtttttagaggctatgaactccaaaacatacacaaataatggatggacgaatcactagagagtgagattcatcggttaaacacagatcccttcgtttcagaagatgcATAAGTAAAATGTAAAATTGTGCCTGAACTCAGGTCCGTGATCAAagcacggtgggcgccaaactgtgactactcgttttccagtagtctacgtaatgtgtatAGCTCAGAGGATCTGATACTATgaagtattgatacctctgttgaactgataatgctaagtaataaatgatatctaggatcacaataataacgaagaacatagatataagtaaaagcttctaagttatcatgagacacaagatataacgtggttcgacatttgtctacgtccacggggtaatgagtgattgtattGTATTAagtttgtggtggttacaaagatcttaaatgcttcccaaagtaatagagagaactcaagtaagagtaaatacttaagttctaaacattaaagaggtataagcttaagactagatcttctctcctagcaATTGAATGCCTCTAGTTTGTTGGTGAGACTcgttatttatagccccttctgctcctggtatatctttgttgcctctgggtccatcgtccgctgatatacctttcgtaccagtggtaccttcgtccaccgcgcaCTTCTCCAGTCGTATCTTGCCACCTCAGCTGgaccacgttccttcgggaactacccaaccttagtacaggttgtaccttcgttcaccgccagcttccgccaataaggttctgccacgccttctctctcAACGTGCCTTGATTCACGCGTGTAGATAAGATAttagagcatttaatgctgattggatgcgtcatatACCTTTGTCCCCTCGCCAGAtgactctatatagactaggATTTTTCCTTCTTTATCTTGGTCGTTCACATCtactttcttgggatgagataaagtagatctgcggaggtatcccttgttactcaggcttctctgtttagcgaaggctacacagttaggtatatatgcggccactaagatcgtgacacgtgctccacagaatattggtattcacaggattcatcctattttccaccactatttgcacaatgacatacaatagacacaatccttgtaaacaaaagttttatcctttcttccatcaaaaatatGAGATAAAAGGTGTTGggcgtcgtaaccacaacaaattaataaagatattcctcactaattaactggtaatatagcggtagtaagagatcgttcccacaaagagctgtgtaattgataggttatttgtattagcaaaacaaagtaaataacaaaggggggttttggttttaagattaataaaaagataataataaaagaaagatgatcaaggaatccttcgtcgttaccaagcgataactggattaatatacttatctattgttcgtaagaaccattcatcaccaaccgtggaataacagctagctcagtgttatccccaaaactccttgtaccacggatacggaagctctccaatatcagattctattcaactgaaccaccaagtagtagctcactcaaggtgtaatccaatgaatgctttaagctttgtgaattaggttaatcccagtagttaaactcttagctcaaggtttacttgctggtgttgtattcacacacgattgctccacagaatccctctgtaaggtctcgcgatttctacttgtgtagatagttattcgacgattacttatctcctaacttccactagcaatagaatgatcaatagactaatctagttgcgcacccaaatcaatctaagaatcaatcataaaccctagatatattaaacacaaacgatgatgataaaaactctcaataggtttgtattattaataaagcttcacgcttggaaaattgaattcatccttaatcaacaaaagatttagctactcatattacaaagaagatgaataatggtggtttccccctaaaggggtaaaccctaggtttttatgtAGAACTTGTTATATGAGACGATTCTTTTTAtgattacataacctaataccctttttataggtttacattgcttgtccttcaagtatttagttaggtttaagaatccgacccgaaaacacgaactaatgactccaaacgtgcccttaggccttccaaggtgtgaatacacgtttcccatttgctaagtgcgtgaacccagtccgcaaacttcaaattccagcagatattttcagaaataagtctgcgaaccccgtccgcaaacccagttcgcggacttcactgtcttcggtattcaatggaaactgttttggccacaacttcttcatccgaactcggaatgacctcattcttt
The sequence above is a segment of the Papaver somniferum cultivar HN1 unplaced genomic scaffold, ASM357369v1 unplaced-scaffold_125, whole genome shotgun sequence genome. Coding sequences within it:
- the LOC113331597 gene encoding uncharacterized protein LOC113331597 translates to MSKDRNTTSVQIGRIYEPSIDGIASAPEEALAVQTRAMREAEKEKNFEGIDEPDSEANESDKDQPMSERSDEDEAEDDWSIPILQYLDKGTLPADVKEARKLESKAAMYSLRDGILYRRSFLGPLMRCQTEGKRILHDIHRGKAGNHSVRRSLVIKAKTQGYYWLSMDEDAKNVARCCERCQRYARKIKAPVTELNSVIGPWPFAKWGVDTVRNTSGHSLRQWKTVGREEHRHAL